A stretch of DNA from Myxococcales bacterium:
CACCAGGATCGCCGACGAACACAGCGTGGCGCCGCTCATGCTCGAGCCAGCAGGAATCAGCCGCGATGCGACGTCGCCGCGGGCAGCCGCTCAGACGCTGCCCGTCACGTGGCGCTACTCCTGCCGCGCCAGCGGCTTCGTCCAACGGAACCACGTTCACCCGCGAACGCCGAGCGTCAAGTCGTCAGTCGGCAAGGCGCCACAGACGCGGGCGAGTGCCGCATCAGAATGTTCGCCAGCGGAAGTGGAACGGACGGTGAAGTCGGCAGGGCCGGCGTTCGGCGGGTGCAACGTGAGTTAGACGGCGCCCATCGCGGGGCCTTCACGTAGCAGCAACCACGAGACCATCGTGGCACCCGAAACGGCGATATGCCCACCTGCGTTCTTGCTGAGGACGCCCTCTGGGGCAGAGAGAATGTCACCTGTGAGCACCCAGCCCGCTCCGATCTTTTGCGCCGCACGAATGGTCTCCACGACGGCGTCGTTCCACCCTGACGAGTTCGGCTCTGCCCATGTAACAACGAAACCACCACGCTCGTACGGCTTGACCGTGACTGGCGGCGACATTGGAAACGCGAGGGCGTGGACGCGAGCCGCCACCGTGCGGGCGCTGGCCTCCGTGGTGCAGTCAACCCAGAGCTTCCAGTGGACAATCATCGCAACGGCAGGTCCGGCTAACGAATTTGCGCTCAGCAGCGAGCGCCGGAGAACATCGTAGCAGAGCGCGGGGCGCCGCAGAGGCGGGCGAGTGCCGAAGACAGAGTGGTCGCCCGCCGGCGCGGAACGGACGGTGAAACTCGCCTGACCGGCGCTCGTCTGCTGCAGCGTCAAGTTATGCAGCGCCCGCGAGCTCTCAGAGCGGAGCGCCTAGGGAAGCACTCCGATCGCTTGGAGTCGGGCGCGGGCGAGTGCGTCATCCGTCGAGTGGACGGGCGTCACCACGGCCGAAGCGTACTCGATGCGTGCCCGAGCGACGTCGTTCTGGGTCTCCGCTAGCGTTCCCAGCAGCATATGGATCTCGACACGCCGCTCGGCTGCAGCGTGCTTTCCGTCGGATTCCGCGGCGCGCTTAAGGAGATCCTCCTTCGCTACGGCGCCACGACGGGCGAGATCAAGCAACGCTTGGCCCCAGGCCGAATCCGGTGCGGCGGCTGAGTCGGGTGGATCGCCTGTGGTCACGTACTTGTACACCGCCGCGCGGGCGTTGGTTGGTTGGCGCGCCGCCGCGCGCGCGAAATGCGCGGCCGCGTCTTTGTATCTGGTGGGACCCTCGCGCAGGAGCAGGTATCCCAACATCAGCTCGGGAGAAGCGCCCTCTGGAGCAATGCGTTGTGCGTGTCTGACGTCATCAAGGGCGCTGTCGAATGCGCCCGCGATGAACCTCCACCTCGCGCGCGCCAAATACACATCTGGTGAGGAATCCGGTGCTTGCCGGATCGACTCGTTCAGGATCTTCTGGCGGGCCAAGGTCGCCGGTGGCGACAACCACAGTACCCCGCAGCGAAGGAAGAGCGCGCGTCGTTCCCCATTCGTGGATTCCGCACCGTGCCGCGCGACTGTTTCGGCTTTCGAGTACTCACCAAGTTGAAGCAGTGCCTGGGCTGCGACCGCGCGCGCCGCATGTTGTCCCGGCGAGGTCATCAACTGATCGCAGGCCGTCGCGGCGGAGGAGTACCGCCCGGCGGCGAAGTCCGCGCGGCACTGGGACTGGTCGAAACCGACATCCGCACCGTTTCGCCGGGGGTCAGAACGGTTGCACGTGGGAACGCCCAGTAGCACGAGCGGAACGACAAGCGGGGCAAGACTTCGCACGAGCGCTTTCTGAACCGGCTGAATAACGAGACACACGTTCACCCGCGAACGCCGAGCGTCAAGTCGTCAGTCGGCGAGGCGCTTCAGACGCGGGCGAGTGCCGCAGCAGAATGTTCGCCCGCGGAAGCGGAACGGACGGTGAAGTCGGCAAGGCCGGCGTTCGGCGGGTGCAACGTGAGTTATGCAGTTCGTGAGCGCATGGGCGGCGCAGTCATGCCGTGGAGTGCGAGCTGTCGTTGATATCAATCTCGATGAAGTGGCCAGGCGCCACGTCCTGCCAGCAGAAGTAGGTAGGTGGCCAGGTTTCGTCAAAGCAATTCAGGTACAGCGCGCCATCGATTTCGGCGAACGCCGTGTAGGTTCCGGGGGCAAGGCCTACGCCGAACCGCCCATCGTCATCGGAATGAACGGTGATGACCAAGTCAAGCTCGTCGAGCTGCGGTGTCTCGGCCGCGAATGGAACTCGGCCGCGGACAATGTGGACCGGAACAGAGAGCGGATAGGTCTGGCCGGTCACAGGACAGCACTGGAAGTCGCCAACGGACTGGCTGACGATTCCGCTAATCCCCTGGGGAGCACCTGGGGCTTCTCTGACGTCGCCGTGCCGGCGCACGCAGCAAGACTCGCGACAAGGACTGCGGAGGCAAGGCGTGGGAACAAGGACATGCTAGTTCGAACGGGTGGTGGCACACGAAGCCCGGGAAATCTGCATAACGGAACGGCGTTCACCCGCGAACGCCGGAGTTCAAACATATCAGACCGCGCGGCGCTGCAGCGCGGGCGAGTGCCGAAGACAGTGTGTTCGCCCGCGGGCGCGGAACGGACGGTGAAGTCGGCCAGACCGGCGTTCGGCGGGTGCAACGTCCAGTTAGACAGCGCGTGGTTACGTGTCGCATGTCACCTCCGAGTAGATTGGATCTTGTCCCACAAGCCAATTCGCTGCGCGTTGGCGCTCTCTCGCGATGCCCAAGCATTCGTCTCGACGGCGGTCGTCGAGCATCGCCAGGGGCCGGCCATCGATTGCGAGGTCATGAGCCAAGAAATCCATGCCCCGGACCTCGAGAGGCCCAAACGCACATTCCGAAGCGAAGGCCTCGAAGTCCATGGATCGAGCGTCCAACGCAAAGTGACGAAGACGCCAATGCAGGGCGAAGTAGAACTCTGCCAGCCGGATCAAATCTGAACGCTGCCGCAGTTGAGCGTGCAGCATGACATCTTCTACATCCTCGTTGAGGAACCCGAGGGCTTCGGCCGCTACCGACGAGTCAACCTGGACGTCGTAGCGCGGAAGGTCACCGTGGCCCAGAGACCAAGCCAGGAGGACTACGCCTTCTCCGCACCACGTCGTGTCGATCGCGTCGCGTTCGGACAGACTGCCCAAAGGGGCCTCCAGTCGAGACAGTTCGTGCGGCTCAGTCTCGTCCAGCAGGCGGGTCTTGCGAACCCATCCGATCACTTGTTCGCGTAGTTCCTCTGCTTCACGATCGCCGACGCCGTGCTCGATGGCGCCCCTGCAGGTCACAGCTGCGAGCACCAGAGCACGAGCGGCAACTCTCTCTGGCCGCGGCGTCGTCCCCTCGTCGGCACTCGTCATCGCTTCGCCTGGCTAACGGAACCACGTTCACCCGCGAACGCCAAGCGTCAAGTCGTCAGTCGGCAAGGCGCAACAGACGCGGGCGAGTGCCGCATCAGAATGGTCGCCCGCGGAAGCGGAACGGACGGTGAAGCGTGGAAGGCCGGCGTTCGGCGGGTGCAACGTGAGTTAGACAGCGCAGGTCACAAGCGCT
This window harbors:
- a CDS encoding DUF4272 domain-containing protein → MTSADEGTTPRPERVAARALVLAAVTCRGAIEHGVGDREAEELREQVIGWVRKTRLLDETEPHELSRLEAPLGSLSERDAIDTTWCGEGVVLLAWSLGHGDLPRYDVQVDSSVAAEALGFLNEDVEDVMLHAQLRQRSDLIRLAEFYFALHWRLRHFALDARSMDFEAFASECAFGPLEVRGMDFLAHDLAIDGRPLAMLDDRRRDECLGIARERQRAANWLVGQDPIYSEVTCDT